In Pseudobacter ginsenosidimutans, the following are encoded in one genomic region:
- a CDS encoding APC family permease, whose amino-acid sequence MAIPSARRMLGFWSATSIVVGSIIGSGVFMKPATMAAQTASPVWLALVWVVAGLLSLIGGLIYAEVGAMFPQTGGLYIYFQKMFGDFFAFMYGWAGFAVINTAAVSAISFVCAQYADFFLQLPQFAEATEKAVVWHIPLLGNLYPLENAGVKSLAIALIVGLTWLNYRSVKAGGIVQVVSTMIKVGVIILLVFGIFLSGNGSVQHFVQPSANPKEGWQLAGGLVAALTGAFMAYDGWVNVTFVGGEIKDPQRNIPRSLLMGLLSCVIIYLLVNQAYLYVLPVDRMSASSLVAADAIAIALGETSGAIVAAMIVICTFGAINGNTMTEARVTYAMGKDRLFFAFTGKEHTKYGTPGNALWLHCVWASVLVVSGSFDMLADMFVFVAWVAYTFGAIGVFVLRRKMPDHPRPYRVWGYPLVPLLFIGFAAFYVISTIMNDINKYNAGQTPVINSLLGLVITALGAPLYLYFRKSKTKARSSL is encoded by the coding sequence ATGGCTATTCCTTCAGCGCGCCGGATGCTTGGGTTCTGGTCAGCCACCAGTATTGTGGTGGGCAGTATCATCGGTTCGGGCGTATTCATGAAACCGGCTACCATGGCCGCACAGACGGCTTCGCCGGTTTGGCTGGCACTGGTCTGGGTAGTGGCAGGACTGCTCTCGCTGATAGGTGGGCTCATCTATGCGGAAGTGGGAGCGATGTTCCCGCAAACCGGCGGGCTCTATATCTATTTCCAGAAAATGTTCGGCGATTTCTTTGCCTTCATGTATGGCTGGGCAGGTTTTGCCGTGATCAATACGGCTGCTGTTTCGGCTATCTCATTCGTGTGTGCGCAATATGCCGATTTCTTTTTACAGTTACCGCAATTTGCTGAAGCCACAGAGAAAGCCGTGGTCTGGCATATCCCCTTGCTTGGCAATTTATATCCTTTGGAAAATGCCGGCGTGAAATCTCTGGCCATTGCATTGATAGTGGGGCTTACCTGGCTCAATTACCGTAGCGTGAAAGCGGGCGGCATCGTGCAGGTGGTGAGTACAATGATCAAAGTAGGTGTGATCATCCTGCTGGTGTTCGGCATCTTCCTGAGCGGTAATGGAAGCGTACAACATTTTGTTCAGCCTTCCGCCAATCCGAAAGAGGGATGGCAACTGGCAGGAGGACTGGTAGCTGCGCTCACAGGTGCTTTCATGGCCTATGATGGCTGGGTGAATGTAACATTTGTAGGAGGGGAGATCAAAGATCCACAACGCAATATTCCCCGGAGTTTGCTGATGGGTTTGTTGTCCTGCGTTATCATTTATCTCCTGGTGAATCAGGCCTATCTCTATGTGTTGCCGGTAGACCGGATGTCCGCCTCTTCACTGGTGGCGGCTGATGCTATCGCCATTGCACTCGGTGAAACCAGTGGCGCCATTGTGGCGGCCATGATCGTGATCTGCACATTCGGGGCTATCAATGGAAATACGATGACAGAAGCGAGGGTAACCTATGCAATGGGAAAGGACCGTCTCTTTTTCGCTTTTACCGGTAAGGAACATACGAAGTATGGAACGCCGGGCAATGCATTATGGCTGCACTGCGTATGGGCATCGGTGTTAGTAGTGAGCGGCAGTTTCGATATGCTGGCGGATATGTTCGTGTTCGTAGCCTGGGTGGCATATACTTTCGGAGCGATCGGCGTATTTGTATTGAGAAGGAAGATGCCCGATCATCCTCGTCCCTACAGGGTTTGGGGATACCCGTTGGTGCCATTGCTGTTCATCGGCTTTGCCGCTTTCTATGTGATCAGCACCATCATGAACGATATAAACAAATACAATGCGGGTCAAACACCCGTTATCAATTCATTGCTGGGGCTGGTGATCACTGCGCTGGGAGCACCGCTATACCTGTATTTCAGGAAATCGAAAACTAAGGCTCGATCATCACTTTAA
- a CDS encoding aromatic ring-hydroxylating oxygenase subunit alpha → MNRFYVDPDISVARTLHTDFYTDPAMYELAKEKIFTPSWQLIGDQHAVKAPGDCYPFTYLDGYLNEPLVLTKDNTGKLHCLSNVCTHRGTIVVHEPCKAANLRCRYHGRLFSLDGKFKSMPEFKEVMGFPAPSDDLTQLPVHQWGPWLFASLQNNADPSPYLKDMTDRVGWLPVDELKPRPDLSKDYIVNAHWALYCENYLEGFHIPFVHAGLNAVIDYGNYTTELFKYSNLQLGIAKDDDDVFDLPSSSPDFGKKVAAYYFFVFPNMMFNFYPWGLSINIVQPLAIDRCKVSFLTYVWKEDKFNTGAGSDLNTVEMEDEAVVEAVQLGVRSRFYGHGRYSVTREQGTHHFHRIISSLLNP, encoded by the coding sequence ATGAACCGATTTTATGTTGATCCGGATATTTCCGTGGCCAGAACATTACACACCGATTTCTATACAGATCCGGCGATGTATGAACTGGCCAAAGAAAAGATCTTTACTCCATCCTGGCAGTTAATCGGAGATCAACATGCTGTAAAGGCTCCCGGGGATTGTTATCCTTTTACTTACCTGGATGGCTACCTGAATGAGCCGCTTGTACTCACTAAAGACAATACCGGAAAACTGCATTGCCTCAGTAATGTTTGCACGCACAGGGGCACTATTGTAGTTCACGAACCCTGCAAAGCTGCGAACCTGCGTTGCCGTTATCATGGAAGGTTGTTTTCGCTCGATGGCAAATTCAAATCCATGCCCGAGTTCAAAGAAGTAATGGGTTTTCCTGCTCCTTCAGATGATCTCACACAATTGCCGGTGCATCAGTGGGGGCCCTGGTTGTTTGCTTCGCTGCAAAACAATGCAGATCCATCGCCTTACCTGAAAGATATGACAGACAGGGTGGGATGGCTGCCTGTGGATGAACTTAAGCCCAGGCCAGACCTGAGTAAGGATTACATCGTAAATGCGCACTGGGCACTTTATTGCGAGAACTACCTGGAAGGGTTCCATATTCCATTTGTTCATGCAGGACTGAATGCTGTGATCGATTACGGGAATTATACAACAGAACTTTTCAAATATTCCAATCTCCAGTTGGGGATTGCAAAGGATGATGATGATGTTTTCGATCTGCCTTCTTCTTCACCGGATTTCGGGAAGAAAGTGGCTGCTTATTATTTTTTCGTTTTCCCGAATATGATGTTCAATTTCTATCCCTGGGGGCTAAGTATCAATATCGTTCAACCATTGGCGATAGACCGGTGCAAAGTGTCTTTCCTTACCTATGTTTGGAAAGAAGATAAGTTCAATACAGGAGCTGGATCGGACCTCAATACAGTGGAGATGGAAGATGAGGCAGTGGTGGAAGCGGTGCAGCTGGGTGTTCGCAGCAGATTCTACGGGCATGGAAGATATTCCGTTACCAGGGAGCAGGGTACGCATCATTTCCATCGCATTATTTCCAGTCTGCTCAACCCTTAA
- a CDS encoding 3-keto-disaccharide hydrolase produces MKQVILACCCMLTLAASAQKNIRLFNGKDLSGWTIHGTEKWYVEKGGLVCESGPDKQYGYLSTDSNYNNFEFTCKFKQEANGNSGVFFRSGIEGVKISGWQVEVAPPDKHTGGIYESYGRGWLIQPKKEDEQWLKAGEWNTLKIVANGNKVTTWLNGHQMVQIDDEKIGTGRGFIALQIHDGGGIKVRWKELKIKKLPD; encoded by the coding sequence TTGAAACAAGTTATTTTAGCATGCTGCTGTATGCTCACGCTGGCAGCTTCCGCACAGAAAAATATCCGCCTCTTCAATGGCAAAGACCTCAGTGGCTGGACCATCCACGGAACTGAAAAATGGTATGTGGAGAAAGGCGGGCTGGTCTGCGAAAGCGGTCCGGACAAACAGTATGGTTACCTGAGTACAGACAGCAATTACAATAATTTCGAATTCACCTGCAAATTCAAACAGGAAGCCAATGGCAATAGCGGCGTGTTCTTCCGCTCAGGCATCGAAGGCGTGAAGATCAGTGGCTGGCAGGTGGAAGTAGCGCCTCCCGATAAACATACCGGCGGCATTTACGAATCCTATGGCCGCGGCTGGTTGATCCAACCGAAAAAAGAAGATGAGCAATGGCTGAAAGCCGGCGAATGGAATACACTGAAGATCGTGGCGAACGGCAACAAGGTCACCACCTGGCTGAATGGCCATCAGATGGTGCAGATTGATGATGAGAAGATCGGCACGGGCCGCGGATTCATTGCGCTTCAGATCCACGATGGCGGCGGCATCAAAGTGAGATGGAAAGAACTGAAAATAAAAAAACTGCCTGACTGA
- a CDS encoding MutS-related protein, producing MSFNTDKQTVDELNLLGKFRQGSVYHLFNHVKTRGGERLLDEMFRNPLQQVTEINSRSSLFLFFQQARLSFPFDVQQLNLMREYLDTGAGKNPVSVLLNTVTLKLLSSLTRDERYKKKVQGLQATIVTLNRCHTFLELLQPMMGPYAERVKELLDLLSDRRLEMLRTTDIYKALPVKTLSFYDHLLKTRFVREMEEVLNFIHELDLYIAVSDVARARGFTYAKALAPEKNLLQAANLGHPCIDRAIGNNIFMAESSNVVFLTGANMAGKSTLMKSIGIGMYLAHMGFPVAAGKFEFSVREGMYSSINVADNIGLGYSHFYAEVVRVKQAAEAAASGKRLLLMFDELFKGTNVKDAYDGTLAVTEAFAEYQDCLFIVSTHIIEVGEALKEAKNIQFAFMPTIMEGARPRYTYKLEEGITEDRQGMMIIRNEGILELIRESPEL from the coding sequence ATGAGTTTCAATACAGACAAACAAACGGTGGATGAGCTCAACCTGCTCGGCAAGTTCCGCCAGGGCTCTGTTTACCACCTGTTCAATCATGTAAAAACGCGGGGAGGTGAGCGGCTGCTCGACGAGATGTTCCGAAATCCGCTTCAGCAGGTAACGGAGATCAACAGCCGAAGCAGTCTCTTCCTCTTCTTCCAGCAGGCGAGGCTGAGTTTCCCCTTCGATGTACAGCAACTGAATCTGATGAGGGAATACCTCGATACAGGCGCCGGAAAAAACCCGGTGTCTGTATTACTCAATACCGTTACGCTGAAGTTGCTGAGCAGTCTAACCCGCGATGAGCGGTACAAGAAAAAAGTGCAGGGGTTGCAGGCCACTATCGTAACCCTCAACCGGTGTCATACTTTCCTGGAATTGCTGCAACCAATGATGGGGCCTTATGCGGAAAGAGTGAAGGAGCTGTTGGATCTCCTCTCAGACAGGCGGCTGGAAATGCTGCGTACAACAGATATCTATAAAGCGCTTCCTGTAAAAACACTTTCCTTTTATGACCATCTTCTGAAAACAAGATTTGTGCGTGAAATGGAAGAAGTGCTGAATTTCATTCATGAACTTGACCTGTACATTGCCGTTAGTGATGTGGCTCGCGCCAGGGGCTTTACCTACGCCAAAGCACTTGCGCCGGAAAAGAACCTGCTACAGGCCGCGAATCTTGGCCATCCCTGTATCGATCGAGCTATTGGCAATAATATCTTCATGGCAGAATCCAGCAATGTTGTCTTTCTTACAGGGGCCAATATGGCTGGTAAATCAACACTCATGAAATCCATCGGCATCGGCATGTACCTGGCGCATATGGGCTTTCCCGTTGCTGCCGGCAAGTTTGAATTCTCCGTACGCGAGGGCATGTATTCGAGTATCAATGTGGCGGACAATATCGGACTTGGCTACAGCCATTTCTATGCGGAAGTGGTGCGTGTGAAACAGGCCGCAGAAGCGGCTGCCAGCGGTAAACGGCTCCTGCTTATGTTCGATGAATTGTTCAAGGGAACGAATGTGAAGGATGCTTACGATGGTACACTGGCTGTTACTGAAGCTTTTGCAGAATACCAGGATTGCTTGTTCATCGTATCCACACATATCATTGAAGTGGGAGAGGCGCTGAAAGAAGCGAAGAATATTCAGTTTGCCTTTATGCCTACCATCATGGAAGGCGCCAGGCCCAGGTATACTTATAAACTGGAAGAAGGCATAACGGAGGATCGGCAGGGTATGATGATCATCAGGAATGAAGGGATCCTGGAATTGATCAGGGAATCACCGGAGCTTTAG
- a CDS encoding MutS-related protein: MKYLLTDEQTIGDLRIFGQRDSSGMYDLYNSTHTRGAETVLKEMFTKPLADQGEINRRSSIIEHFAGMGLSFPFEAALFDMAEKYLTAADEQKKQGTQHAVLSEKEIANGVMAVIELIQRIREFVDRKEVTGISALTPERESIILLLQDTAFEPVMREQGKGKIAYAAVTAYDLLFRHRERSKVEKLLGHIYFLDVYMSVAKVAKERKFVFPKAMEKGKCHLRIEGVYHPELSNPVSNDFAMHPERNLLFLTGANMAGKSTFLRAVSTAVYVAHMGFPVAAKLMEFSVFDGIYTTINLPDNLGIGASHFYAEVLRVKKVATELNAGKSLFIIFDEMFRGTNVKDAHEATVEISIAFAAKKNSLFIISSHIVEAGERLQQVPSIGFQYLPTRMNGHMPEYTYTLENGITADRHGMIIIRNEGILEILQHGRKRAVRRTIGSYAD; this comes from the coding sequence ATGAAGTACCTATTGACAGACGAGCAAACGATCGGTGACCTGCGGATCTTCGGTCAGCGTGATAGCAGCGGTATGTACGATCTCTACAACAGCACGCATACCCGCGGTGCGGAAACGGTGCTGAAAGAGATGTTCACAAAGCCGCTGGCGGACCAGGGAGAGATCAACAGGAGAAGTAGTATCATCGAACATTTTGCTGGCATGGGCCTGTCATTTCCCTTCGAAGCTGCTTTGTTCGATATGGCAGAGAAATACCTGACAGCCGCGGATGAACAGAAAAAGCAGGGAACTCAGCATGCTGTGCTGAGTGAAAAGGAGATTGCCAATGGCGTAATGGCGGTGATCGAACTGATACAGCGTATCAGGGAATTCGTGGATCGAAAAGAGGTAACCGGGATATCTGCGCTTACGCCGGAACGTGAGTCAATCATCTTATTGCTGCAGGATACTGCTTTCGAGCCCGTAATGAGAGAACAGGGAAAGGGGAAGATTGCCTATGCCGCTGTTACTGCTTATGATCTGCTCTTCCGTCACAGGGAGCGCAGCAAGGTGGAAAAACTGCTGGGGCATATCTATTTTCTGGATGTGTATATGTCTGTAGCCAAAGTAGCGAAAGAAAGGAAATTCGTTTTTCCCAAAGCGATGGAAAAAGGGAAATGCCATTTACGCATTGAGGGCGTTTACCATCCCGAATTGTCCAACCCTGTCAGCAATGATTTCGCTATGCATCCGGAGCGGAACCTGCTCTTCCTTACCGGCGCCAATATGGCCGGTAAATCCACTTTCCTGCGAGCTGTGAGCACTGCGGTGTATGTGGCGCATATGGGCTTTCCTGTTGCTGCAAAGCTGATGGAGTTCTCTGTATTTGATGGCATTTATACCACTATCAACCTGCCGGATAATCTAGGTATCGGTGCAAGCCATTTCTATGCTGAAGTATTGCGGGTAAAGAAAGTGGCAACAGAACTGAATGCAGGGAAATCGCTCTTCATCATCTTCGATGAAATGTTCCGCGGCACCAATGTGAAAGATGCGCATGAAGCTACCGTGGAGATCTCCATTGCCTTTGCTGCAAAGAAGAACAGTTTGTTCATCATCTCTTCCCATATTGTGGAAGCGGGAGAACGGCTGCAGCAGGTGCCTTCTATCGGTTTCCAGTACCTGCCTACACGCATGAACGGACATATGCCTGAATACACCTATACACTGGAGAATGGGATCACGGCTGATCGTCATGGCATGATCATTATCCGTAATGAAGGTATACTGGAGATATTGCAGCATGGCCGCAAACGCGCAGTCCGCAGAACTATCGGGTCATACGCTGATTAA
- a CDS encoding ABC transporter permease subunit, which translates to MKMIFKIARTELRNLFYSPVAWFLTVVFLIFCGYFYTTPVHTIALFQDTAVKNMPKFTDFGMTLTNSIFLNPDGIFVNVLKNLFLFVPLLTMGLISREINNGTVNLLYSSPVSMRQIVLGKFLAIMAYNFLLLLIIAMFSIMGAFNIVAVDYGLLLSAMLGFFLLMCAYAAIGMFMSSLSTYQIVSAIATFVLFFILGRIGTLWQQFDFVRDLTYFLAINGRTDKMMAGLITTKDLIYFILIASMFVSFTILKLKGARESVPWYKKSVRYLTVIVVVLVTGYLTSRPGYIGYLDATETKSNTVTKKTQELLKAMGDEPIEVTLYTNLLGANGPHGMPEARNQYISKVWEPYIRFNPNIQLKYVMYYDAVDGDSGLYKMMPGKNIHEIAKEYTKFQQVKLNWFMPPQDIRKIINLNDENMQLVMQVKYKGKSMFLRTYTDPKVWPDEEHYCAVFRRLLETEIPKLYAATGSLERDIYKKGEREYDFFATRKSNRFSLINHGFELDTVNIQEREVPADATELLVADPKVIWNEKAVAHFKNYLDRGGNMMIVGEPGKQHVINPMLQYAGASLLPGTVVEVTKDEMPHMVMPYVNHDFGSLVKSAELEKPLLKNLKDGDTSRFLHAGTAPVGYADSAFKIKHLEVTRGRNAWVKTGVLVTDSAAPVFTALEGDYKRDSFDITLALSRQLGNKEQRIVVSGDADFLSTLRGGSLSFSMLYWSWLHYEKYPIKLVRPKPKDVLLTISPETADVQKSIFIWILPAAVMVLGTVLLIRRKRK; encoded by the coding sequence ATGAAAATGATATTCAAAATTGCGCGCACCGAACTACGCAATCTGTTCTACTCGCCTGTTGCCTGGTTCCTTACCGTGGTGTTCCTGATCTTTTGCGGGTATTTCTATACCACGCCGGTGCATACCATCGCCCTGTTCCAGGACACGGCCGTGAAGAATATGCCGAAGTTCACAGATTTCGGTATGACGCTCACCAACTCGATCTTCCTCAACCCGGATGGGATCTTCGTGAACGTTCTGAAAAATCTCTTTCTCTTTGTTCCCTTGCTGACAATGGGATTGATCAGCCGCGAGATCAATAACGGCACAGTGAACCTCCTGTACTCTTCTCCGGTAAGCATGCGGCAGATCGTACTGGGAAAATTCCTGGCCATCATGGCATACAATTTTCTCCTCTTGCTGATCATTGCTATGTTCTCCATCATGGGAGCATTCAACATCGTTGCGGTGGATTACGGGCTGCTGCTTTCGGCCATGCTGGGTTTCTTTCTGCTCATGTGTGCCTATGCAGCCATCGGTATGTTCATGAGCAGCCTGAGCACTTACCAGATCGTTTCAGCTATCGCCACTTTTGTGCTCTTCTTTATACTGGGCCGTATCGGAACACTCTGGCAGCAATTTGATTTTGTAAGGGACCTTACCTATTTCCTCGCTATCAATGGAAGAACAGATAAGATGATGGCCGGGTTGATCACTACAAAGGACCTTATCTATTTTATCCTGATCGCTTCCATGTTCGTATCCTTCACGATATTGAAACTGAAAGGCGCGCGCGAGTCCGTTCCCTGGTATAAAAAATCTGTCCGATACCTCACTGTGATTGTGGTGGTGCTGGTAACAGGTTATCTTACTTCAAGGCCGGGTTATATCGGTTACCTGGATGCCACAGAAACCAAGAGCAATACCGTTACCAAAAAAACACAGGAGCTGTTGAAAGCGATGGGTGATGAACCCATTGAAGTGACCCTCTATACCAACCTGCTGGGTGCGAACGGCCCTCATGGAATGCCCGAGGCAAGGAACCAGTACATCTCGAAAGTATGGGAACCCTATATCAGGTTCAATCCGAATATCCAGCTGAAATATGTGATGTATTATGATGCCGTGGATGGCGATAGCGGTCTTTATAAAATGATGCCGGGAAAGAATATTCATGAGATCGCCAAAGAGTACACGAAGTTCCAGCAGGTGAAACTGAACTGGTTCATGCCGCCACAGGATATACGCAAGATCATCAACCTGAATGATGAGAACATGCAATTGGTGATGCAGGTGAAATACAAAGGGAAATCGATGTTCCTCCGCACCTATACCGATCCTAAAGTATGGCCGGATGAAGAGCACTACTGTGCTGTTTTCAGGCGATTGCTGGAAACGGAAATACCGAAATTATATGCTGCAACCGGAAGCCTTGAACGCGATATCTACAAAAAGGGTGAACGTGAATATGATTTCTTCGCTACCAGGAAATCTAACCGCTTCTCGTTGATCAATCATGGCTTCGAGCTGGATACAGTGAATATCCAGGAGCGGGAAGTACCGGCAGATGCCACGGAATTGCTGGTTGCCGATCCGAAAGTGATCTGGAATGAAAAAGCAGTGGCGCATTTCAAAAATTACCTTGACCGCGGCGGGAACATGATGATTGTTGGAGAGCCGGGAAAACAACATGTGATCAATCCTATGCTTCAATATGCAGGCGCCAGCCTGTTGCCCGGCACTGTTGTGGAAGTAACCAAAGATGAAATGCCGCATATGGTAATGCCATATGTCAATCATGATTTTGGATCACTTGTCAAATCCGCGGAACTTGAAAAGCCTCTTTTAAAGAACCTGAAAGATGGCGATACATCCAGGTTTCTCCATGCAGGAACAGCCCCGGTTGGGTATGCTGACAGCGCTTTCAAAATAAAACATCTCGAGGTGACCCGTGGCAGGAATGCCTGGGTGAAAACAGGTGTGCTGGTTACAGATTCTGCTGCACCGGTATTCACTGCACTTGAAGGCGATTATAAAAGGGATTCCTTCGATATCACCCTGGCTTTGTCCCGTCAGCTTGGCAACAAAGAGCAACGCATTGTGGTCAGCGGTGATGCCGACTTTCTAAGTACACTGAGAGGAGGATCGCTTTCCTTTTCAATGCTATACTGGTCCTGGCTGCACTATGAGAAATATCCTATAAAACTGGTGAGGCCAAAGCCCAAAGACGTATTGCTGACCATCAGTCCGGAAACGGCTGATGTACAAAAAAGCATCTTTATCTGGATCCTGCCCGCTGCCGTAATGGTGCTTGGCACAGTTCTATTGATCAGACGTAAACGAAAATAA
- a CDS encoding ABC transporter ATP-binding protein, whose amino-acid sequence MSSILKIEKLSHRYATNWAVRDINLEIQQNGVIGLLGSNGAGKSTIMNIVCGVLNQTEGQVTINGADTRKESELAKQHIGFLPQNPPLYTDLTVNEYLTYTAELRMIEGGKIKAAVEEAKEKTGIAHFSSRLIKNLSGGYRQRVGIAQAIIHKPKLVVMDEPTNGLDPNQLIEARKLIREISQERTVLLSSHILSEIHLLCREVIMIESGRIIFSDTMDAFNNYLQPHSLLVKFGNPPSITDLMQVKGITKAEFLTDKQARIFFDGDEEIAERVIAAGVSQEWRIREINPEKGLLDDIFKQLSSQSLQ is encoded by the coding sequence ATGAGTAGCATTCTGAAAATCGAAAAGCTATCGCATCGCTATGCGACCAACTGGGCGGTCCGTGACATTAATCTGGAGATCCAACAGAACGGAGTGATCGGATTGCTTGGTTCCAACGGGGCGGGCAAATCCACTATCATGAATATCGTTTGCGGCGTGCTCAACCAAACGGAAGGCCAGGTGACCATCAATGGCGCGGATACACGAAAAGAATCTGAGCTGGCCAAACAACATATTGGATTTCTTCCGCAAAACCCGCCATTGTATACAGACCTTACCGTGAATGAATACCTCACTTACACAGCCGAGCTGCGTATGATCGAGGGCGGTAAGATCAAAGCCGCGGTAGAAGAAGCGAAAGAAAAAACAGGTATCGCGCATTTCAGCTCACGCCTCATCAAAAACCTGTCTGGCGGCTATCGTCAGCGTGTAGGCATTGCACAGGCCATCATCCACAAACCCAAACTGGTTGTAATGGATGAGCCAACCAATGGCCTCGATCCCAACCAGCTCATCGAAGCGAGAAAACTGATCAGGGAGATCTCACAGGAAAGGACCGTGCTCTTATCTTCCCATATCCTTTCAGAGATCCACCTGCTTTGCAGAGAGGTGATCATGATCGAATCCGGCAGGATCATCTTCTCCGATACCATGGACGCATTCAACAATTATCTGCAACCTCACAGCCTGCTGGTGAAATTCGGCAACCCGCCATCAATAACAGACCTGATGCAGGTGAAAGGGATCACCAAAGCTGAATTCCTTACAGACAAACAGGCGCGCATTTTCTTCGATGGCGATGAAGAGATCGCCGAAAGAGTGATTGCCGCCGGCGTTTCGCAGGAATGGCGCATCCGCGAGATCAATCCTGAAAAAGGTTTGCTCGACGATATCTTCAAACAATTATCCTCTCAATCCCTGCAATAA
- a CDS encoding DUF4397 domain-containing protein, with protein MKYSNHIYYLLFFFLLASCKKSNTFPEGSTSLVIVNAIPGSKPLKADFTDGKNPLFIYSRSISYGDVSTNSNFYLGYKGEQHLKLYQYPDTTVKDQPLFDMRFEIPPGSMQTLFLTGTTAAPESVRLNESFPEIPWKDSAMAVRFIHLSPGSEAVTVNLQGSSEKIVSGLAYRQVTDFRKYVVLATTADYVFEIRDALSGNLITSYTFTKTAGNLRYRRNFYTVVFGGLPGESGQLAHRTFRLSHLTGF; from the coding sequence ATGAAATACTCTAATCATATATATTATTTGCTGTTCTTCTTTTTACTGGCATCCTGCAAAAAGAGCAACACATTCCCGGAAGGATCAACCTCACTGGTGATCGTGAATGCCATTCCGGGAAGTAAACCATTGAAAGCCGATTTCACCGATGGGAAGAATCCATTGTTCATTTACTCAAGGTCTATTTCCTACGGAGATGTGAGCACCAACAGCAACTTTTACCTGGGTTATAAAGGAGAGCAGCATTTAAAGCTCTATCAATATCCTGATACTACCGTTAAGGATCAACCGCTTTTTGATATGCGTTTCGAAATTCCTCCGGGCTCCATGCAAACATTATTCCTTACCGGTACAACTGCCGCTCCGGAGTCTGTAAGGCTGAATGAATCCTTTCCTGAGATCCCCTGGAAAGACAGTGCCATGGCGGTGCGTTTCATTCACCTGTCGCCAGGCAGTGAAGCGGTTACCGTGAATTTGCAGGGGAGTAGTGAGAAGATCGTAAGTGGTCTGGCGTACAGGCAGGTTACAGATTTCAGGAAATATGTTGTGCTGGCAACAACAGCAGATTATGTTTTTGAGATCAGGGATGCCCTGAGTGGGAACCTGATCACATCATATACGTTCACGAAAACGGCGGGCAACCTCAGGTACCGTCGAAACTTTTACACCGTGGTGTTCGGAGGTCTGCCTGGAGAATCAGGGCAGCTGGCCCACCGGACATTCCGGCTGTCGCATCTTACCGGGTTCTGA